A genome region from Desulfurobacterium indicum includes the following:
- a CDS encoding RluA family pseudouridine synthase, producing the protein MEVKVTNEHNKKRLDVFLSNIADISRNQAKLLIEDGEVSVNGKIIKKPSYKVKEDDIVNFEIPEPVPLNVEPENIPVEIVYEDKDVVVVNKPAGMVVHPAPGHYTGTLVNAILYHCKDLQGINGTIRPGIVHRIDKDTAGLLVIAKNDNALNSLIEQFKRRSVGRFYRAFVHGIVKKDKERIVLPIGRDKFNRKKFSPNTTSPKEAITNYQVINKFEKLNFTDIRCKLETGRTHQIRVHMSHLGHPLLGDEIYGFKLSRIKDETLRKHIKEMNMHALCAYYLAFDHPSTKKRMEFEIDLPEGMKKILDYAKKER; encoded by the coding sequence ATGGAAGTAAAAGTCACAAATGAACACAATAAAAAGAGACTCGATGTTTTTCTTTCCAACATCGCAGATATCTCACGAAACCAGGCAAAACTTCTTATAGAAGATGGAGAAGTAAGTGTAAACGGAAAAATCATAAAAAAACCTTCATACAAGGTTAAAGAGGACGATATTGTAAATTTCGAAATACCAGAACCGGTGCCGTTAAACGTAGAACCTGAAAACATACCTGTTGAAATCGTTTACGAAGATAAAGACGTTGTAGTTGTCAACAAACCGGCGGGCATGGTAGTTCACCCTGCACCGGGACACTATACAGGAACCCTTGTTAATGCTATCCTATATCATTGTAAAGATCTTCAAGGTATAAATGGAACAATCAGACCAGGAATAGTCCACAGAATAGACAAAGACACGGCCGGTCTCTTAGTAATTGCAAAAAACGACAATGCCCTAAACAGCCTGATAGAACAGTTTAAAAGGAGAAGTGTCGGAAGATTTTACAGAGCTTTCGTACACGGAATAGTAAAAAAAGATAAAGAAAGAATCGTTCTACCAATAGGAAGAGATAAATTTAACCGAAAGAAGTTCTCCCCAAATACAACCTCGCCAAAAGAGGCCATAACCAACTATCAGGTAATCAACAAATTTGAAAAACTTAACTTTACAGACATAAGGTGCAAGTTAGAAACAGGAAGAACTCATCAGATAAGAGTTCACATGTCTCATCTCGGACACCCGCTCCTGGGTGACGAAATCTACGGGTTTAAACTATCAAGGATAAAAGATGAAACACTTAGAAAACATATAAAAGAAATGAATATGCATGCTCTATGCGCATACTACCTTGCATTTGATCATCCATCAACTAAAAAAAGAATGGAGTTTGAAATTGATCTACCTGAAGGAATGAAAAAAATTCTCGACTATGCAAAAAAGGAGAGATGA